CGGGGCGATGCTGAAGGTCGAGGGCGTGAGCAGCTTCTACACCGCGCCCGCCGACTTCTACCGGGTCGACACCGCACTGTCGGTGCCGCGGCTGACCACTGATGACTGGCAGCTCAAGATCCACGGAATGGTCGGCCAGGAGATTACTCTCGACTTCGACGACCTGCTCGCGCGGCCGATCGTGGAGCACGACATCACGATGACCTGCGTGTCCAACGAGGTCGGGGGCAGTCTGCTCGGCACCGCTCGCTGGCTCGGCGTCGAACTGGCCCCGCTGCTGCGGGAGGCGGGCGTGGATCCGGCCTCCGACCAGCTGGTGGGCACATCGGTGGACGGGATGACCATCGGGACCCCGGTCTCGGCCGTCATGGACGGCCGGGCGGCCCTGCTGGCCATCGCGATGAACGGTGAGCCGCTGCTGCCGGAACACGGATTTCCGTGCCGGATGGTCGTCCCCGGCCTGTACGGCTACGTCAGCGCCACCAAATGGCTCGTTGATCTTGAGCTCTCGCGGTTCGACGCGTTCGATCCGTACTGGGTCCGGCGGGGCTGGGACCAGCAGGCGCCGATCAAGACCAGTTCGCGCATCGACACGCCGCGTCCGCTGGCCCGGGTCAAGCCCGGCACGGTGGCCGTTGCCGGGGTGGCCTGGGCTCAGCAGCGGGGTATTTCGCAGGTCGAGGTGCGTGTCGACGGCGGTTCCTGGCAGAAGGCCAGGCTTTCCACGGCCGTGAACGACGACCTGTGGCGCCAGTGGGTCTGGGAGTGGGACGCGACGTCCGGCTCACACACGCTTCAGGTGCGGGCCGTGGACGGCGAGGGGGAGATCCAGGTCGAGGACCGGGCCGAGCCCTTCCCCAACGGTTCGTCGGGCTGGCAGTCGATTGTGGTCACCGTCGCCTGATCCGCGAAAAAGACTTTCAGAAAAACCAATCCACCCGCGGTAGGGCCCCGAACCACCAGCAGACAGTTGAACATCCTCCGAGGAAAGGCAACTACCATGAACGTTTCGATGCGCAAGTTCTTCATCGCCGGTATCGCTCTCACCGCCACCGCGGGCCTGGCCGCCTGTGGCAGCGACAGTGACGGCAGCACCGACGCCGCGTCGGGCGGGTCGACCGGCATGAGCACGACGAGCGCCGCGAGCCCGTCGATGACCACCGGTTCGGCCATGGACACCGAGATGGTCGGCTCCGGCTGCGCGGCCTACGCCGAGCAGGTTCCGGACGGTGCCGGTTCCGTGTCCGGGATGGCAGCGGACCCGGTGGCCACGGCCGCCGGAAACAACCCGCTGCTCAAGACTCTGACCGCAGCGGTCTCGGGTCAGCTGAACCCGGATGTCGACCTGGTGGACACCCTCAATGGTGGCGAGTTCACGGTGTTCGCACCGGTTGACGATGCCTTCGCCAAGGTTCCGGCCAAGACGCTGGACTCTTTGAAGACCGACAGCAAGACCCTGACCGACATTCTGACGTACCACGTGGTGGCGGGACAGCTCTCGCCCAGCGACGTGGTGGGTGAGCAGAAGACCGTCGAGGGTAAGAACGTCGACGTCACCGGATCTGGCGACGA
The Kineosporia sp. NBRC 101731 genome window above contains:
- a CDS encoding molybdopterin-dependent oxidoreductase, whose translation is MTAIGTSRKSGLVQGAVSGLVAAGLALGVAELVAGVIGRAVAPAIVVGGAAIDRTPRWLKEFAIEQFGENDKKVLLTGIFVTVALLAAVVGALATRFRRIGLAGAALLGLVAAAAALTRPQARPIDVVPSLVAALVAVAGLALLLKNPSERPDRSRRAVLVTAVLAAAAVASGVAGRSLQNLRTNVAASRKALKLPVPGRPAEALPDGAMLKVEGVSSFYTAPADFYRVDTALSVPRLTTDDWQLKIHGMVGQEITLDFDDLLARPIVEHDITMTCVSNEVGGSLLGTARWLGVELAPLLREAGVDPASDQLVGTSVDGMTIGTPVSAVMDGRAALLAIAMNGEPLLPEHGFPCRMVVPGLYGYVSATKWLVDLELSRFDAFDPYWVRRGWDQQAPIKTSSRIDTPRPLARVKPGTVAVAGVAWAQQRGISQVEVRVDGGSWQKARLSTAVNDDLWRQWVWEWDATSGSHTLQVRAVDGEGEIQVEDRAEPFPNGSSGWQSIVVTVA
- a CDS encoding fasciclin domain-containing protein; amino-acid sequence: MNVSMRKFFIAGIALTATAGLAACGSDSDGSTDAASGGSTGMSTTSAASPSMTTGSAMDTEMVGSGCAAYAEQVPDGAGSVSGMAADPVATAAGNNPLLKTLTAAVSGQLNPDVDLVDTLNGGEFTVFAPVDDAFAKVPAKTLDSLKTDSKTLTDILTYHVVAGQLSPSDVVGEQKTVEGKNVDVTGSGDDLKVNGASVICGGVKTANATVYLIDEVLSPADAK